The following are encoded together in the Drosophila sechellia strain sech25 chromosome 3R, ASM438219v1, whole genome shotgun sequence genome:
- the LOC6618696 gene encoding 40S ribosomal protein S10a, translating into MFIPKANRIAIYEYLFKEGVLVAKKDSPIQKHPELDKIPNLQVIKVMQSLHSRGWVKEQFAWRHFYWLLTNEGIEELRCYLHLPPEIVPSTLTRTNRSDALRPRGGPGGPGPRGFGGASKTDEDRSNYRRGPGAYGVDKKGDVGAGTGQVEYRGGFGRASRYSN; encoded by the coding sequence ATGTTCATTCCAAAAGCCAATCGTATCGCCATCTACGAGTACCTCTTCAAGGAGGGCGTGCTCGTGGCCAAAAAGGATTCGCCCATCCAGAAGCACCCCGAACTGGACAAGATTCCCAATCTGCAAGTAATCAAGGTGATGCAGTCGCTGCACTCACGTGGCTGGGTCAAGGAGCAGTTCGCCTGGCGCCACTTCTACTGGTTGCTGACCAACGAGGGCATCGAGGAACTGCGCTGCTATCTGCACTTGCCCCCGGAGATCGTGCCCTCCACTTTGACGCGAACTAATCGATCGGACGCACTGCGTCCGCGCGGAGGACCCGGAGGACCGGGACCTCGTGGATTCGGAGGCGCCTCCAAAACCGATGAGGACAGATCGAACTACAGACGCGGTCCTGGCGCTTATGGAGTGGACAAGAAAGGGGATGTGGGTGCCGGAACCGGACAGGTCGAATATCGTGGCGGTTTCGGTCGCGCTTCTCGCTAcagcaattaa